A single window of Micromonas commoda chromosome 6, complete sequence DNA harbors:
- a CDS encoding predicted protein produces the protein MAPSKRRKTSAASEPTSGNTSAGVRTRRGASARGDVPDAPDADLDAEPEELLCPITRTVFRDPVFVLESGHTYERSAILSHFRRNGAKDPLTRRALSSTKVMTNWAMRNVVQAWLDKHPGVTPDGWDSRELLEPSEDDGTRTFDDEGDVEVLPGFRV, from the coding sequence ATGGCGCCCTCCAAGCGGCGCAAGACGTCCGCCGCATCGGAGCCGACGTCCGGAAACACGAGCGCCGGCGTGCGAACCCGGCGTGGCGCGAGCGCTCGGGGCGACGtgcccgacgcccccgacgcagatctcgacgccgagcccgaaGAGCTCTTGTGCCCCATCACGCGAACCGTGTTCCGCGACCCGGTGTTTGTGCTCGAATCTGGACACACATACGAGAGGAGCGCTATTCTGTCGCACTTCCGGCGCAACGGCGCAAAGGACCCgctcacgcgtcgcgccctgaGCAGCACGAAGGTGATGACGAACTGGGCGATGCGAAACGTGGTTCAGGCTTGGCTGGACAAGCACCCGGGCGTGACGCCCGACGGGTGGGACAGTCGCGAGCTGCTGGAGCCGTCGGAGGATGACGGGACGCGAAcattcgacgacgagggtgaTGTCGAAGTGCTCccagggttt